The Flavivirga eckloniae genomic interval ATTCAAAATAGTAAGCAGAACTAATCCCGCTTCCTATGCTGAACTTGTTTCAGTATCTGGCGGGATCTTAGGTCTAATACCTCGAAGCTTGCTTCTGAATTTATAAAGAATATTTTCAATTGAATGCCTCGTACGCTTGCTTCGAGAGTTGTTTACGTATAAATAAACATATGTTACTTATTTGTAAACAATTTGTATTTAGGACCATTTGTGATAATTCGTAAGATTAGTGCCCATCTTTGTAAAATTATTATTTAACATGCTGCCATAGTTGTGGGTACGCCGCAACTATAATAAAGGAGGGATTATTTATTAGTGAAATTCTATTTTGAAAAGTTGCGAAGATCAATAAATACCTTATAATATTAAAGGCATTAAAAATGCTGTTTTATTATGTTTATAATATCACCTTTATTCGGTACACCAGATTGTCGCCATACCTGTTTGTTATCTTTAAAGAGTATCATGGTTGGCACACCACATACCTGATATTTTGCGGCTAACGGTTGATTTTTATCAACATCAATTTTTACGATTTTTACCGCATCGCCCAGTTCTTCTTTTACTTGTTTTAGTATAGGAGCGAGCATTTTACATGGTCCACACCAATCTGCATAAAAATCTACTAAAACAATGGTGTTCGAATTTATAATGGTATTAAAACTGCTTTTCATTAGTGTCTTTTTTAAACTCAATATCTAGTTTAGCTAACATAATCAATTCAGATTTATTTTTGCCGGAAAACGCAGAAGCGATTAACCCAGCAGTTTTCAATATAGCTATTTTAAGCGATTTGGAGAATAGAGGTTCATTGGTTCTTTTAAAAGCCATAAAATCATTATAACAACTTTCAAC includes:
- the trxA gene encoding thioredoxin gives rise to the protein MKSSFNTIINSNTIVLVDFYADWCGPCKMLAPILKQVKEELGDAVKIVKIDVDKNQPLAAKYQVCGVPTMILFKDNKQVWRQSGVPNKGDIINIIKQHF